The nucleotide window GGTCGACGCCCGAGTCGAACACGGGCTCGACCCCGCGCTCGCGCATGGCCTCGTGCATGATCTCGGCGCCGTCCGTCGAGAGTGCGTAGCGCCACCAGCACTCGCCGCGCATCAGGTACTTGGCCTCGACCTCCTGTGCGCCGCAGATCGCGGCGAAGTCGATGCCGAGCAGGCCGGCGCCGACGATGACGCCGTTCTCGGCGCCCTCGACGGCCTCCCTGATTCCGCGGGCGTCCTGGAACGTCCAGAAGTGGTGGACGCCGTCGGCGTCGGAGTTCTCGACGGGGAGCTGCTGGGGCGTGCCGCCCACGGAGAGGAGGAGCTTGTCGTACTCGAACACCTCGCCCTCGTGGGTCTCGACCTCGTGGGCGTCCGTCCGGATGTCGACCACGAGCGTGTTGAGCCGGAGGTCGATGTCTCGCTCCTCGTACCACTCGGCGTCGTGGATGGAGATGGGTGCCTCGGGAAGCTTCCCCTTGGCGAACTCCTTGATGAGGATGCGGTTGTAGAGGGCCTCGCCCTCCTCTGTGAGCACCGTGATGTCGGCGTCGGGCGCCTCCTCCCGGAGGGTCTCGGCGGCGGACGACCCCGCAACTCCGTCGCCGATGATGACGAACGACTCGGTCATACCCCGCGATTCGGCTTCGGGGTTAATGTGGGTTGCTATCCGCGCATTCCGTGGGTTTGCACGGAACCGAAAGACCCCACCGGGTTCGTCCCGTTCCCGACGGCCCGTCGCGGACCGTTCGCGCGGCCGACCGTTTATGTCCCGCCGGACCCAACGCGACCCCGATGAAGATCCGCCAGAACCCTCGCCACTGGGCCGCGAAGAAGGCGCTCACCACACCCGGCGTCAGCAACGTGGCGACCTACGGACTCGTGAAGCTCCACACCCGAATCTTCCTCGGGAAG belongs to Halorarum halophilum and includes:
- a CDS encoding NAD(P)/FAD-dependent oxidoreductase; the encoded protein is MTESFVIIGDGVAGSSAAETLREEAPDADITVLTEEGEALYNRILIKEFAKGKLPEAPISIHDAEWYEERDIDLRLNTLVVDIRTDAHEVETHEGEVFEYDKLLLSVGGTPQQLPVENSDADGVHHFWTFQDARGIREAVEGAENGVIVGAGLLGIDFAAICGAQEVEAKYLMRGECWWRYALSTDGAEIMHEAMRERGVEPVFDSGVDRFEVDDEGHIEAAVDPNGERYPADFAGVAIGLNFNTELVEDTPIETDNGIVVDEYMRTNLDEVFAAGDITQFHDVILGDRAQNGAWGSAKEQGTIAARNMLEYESEGFKWVSSYSITHFDFPFLSFGHPTLGDDEVERKFGDDEWRRLALKDGKIVGGVLIGNLAPQSAYKQLMREQVDVGAQKEVLMNEEFSVEDLEQEAAAGE